A region of the Chaetodon trifascialis isolate fChaTrf1 chromosome 7, fChaTrf1.hap1, whole genome shotgun sequence genome:
AGGAGAACGAGACCAAGACTGAACACACGTACACTCATTCTCAGGTAATAAGCaggagaaagagtgtgtgtgtgtgtgtgtgtgtgtgtgtgtgtgtgtgtgtgtgtgtgtgtgtgtgtgtgtgcgcgtgcgtgcgcgcgcgtgcgtgcgtgcaagTGGAAATTACCTGGGCACATAGTACAGTATGTCCCTGAGGGCTCCTACAGAGTTGCTTGCTAACATattgcacacgcacacacacacgcgcgcagtGTTTTTCTATATGGGCCACCTGTGTATTCCATGTGAATACACAGACTAGCCTGGTTTTCCAGTCCCATCTGACATCATGAGCTCTGagtttgcttgtgttttaacCTCAATCTTCCCTTCAGTTCTCTGACAGTAGgcatatttgcatatttgctcttcatctgctcattcatgttttacagaaatgtttgatttgtgtggaATTTTCAGACACAAGAAAGCACTTTTATGGCTGTACCAGTACATACAACAAGCTGTAAAACCAGCCTTCATCTCCCTCGTTCTCGCCTGCCAGACACCCAGAGTCCCACCACCTGTTGAACAGTGAGGTTCATGGCATCGGAATCCAGCACTATGGGAGCTTTCCATTCtgtctcggtgtgtgtgtgtgtgtgtgtgtgtgtgtgtgtgtgtgtgtgtgtgtgtgtgtgtgtgtgtgtgtgtgtgtgtgagacatgaGGCAGTTTACACTaaaacagatggacagagtAAATATAACTTTCGACCTTGGCAGGACGTCAAGCCATGGTTCTTGCCACATAGCAGTCTACATACATATGTGTACTAAATGTGTAGTATTGTGCTCGTTTTTTAGGCAAAAAAGCCAAACAGGTAGTTTGTTAGAATAACTTGCGTGTGCTAATCTGAAAAGGAAAAGCTCTGCTCAGTTTAGCTCTTGTCGTTGCTGCTCTTGTCTTTTCTGTTGACATTTACAGGAGACCATAACTACAAACCCAGCTTCCTCTGTGTTAAAGGTCCAgagtgcaggatttagtggcatctagtggtgagacTGCACATTGCAATTAACTGAATACACTTCACCTCATCTTCCCTTGCAAAGTAGGGATGCACGGATCCACTTTTTTCACTTCAGATACCGATACCGATATCTAAGGTTTAGTAATCAGCCGATACTGATCCGATACCGATCCAGAAAAACAGCGCTGAATTACCTAACAAATggtatgtttcattgtgtggaaaagactgggatcattccTTTGTGcatcagaaaataaacatttccttccagttttttttttttttttaaaaagcaaacagataaaaatgtactgagttatttatttaataactatGTACCAGTACAACAATCTTAAACCAATAGCTTCTCTAGCTTggtcaaacaacatgtaaaaaaatataacaagtgtAACTGGTTCAGTTAGTGCAATTaggaatataaaaggaataTAAAGTGTGCAACAATCTGTCTCCCACTTGCAATGGCATCACTCACAGCGCTGTGATAGAAGTCCCTCGTTGACAACTAGCTGCATTGTATGTGCAACGCAGCCTAAACTACGCACTCTCATGCTGTCCATCGCCTTTCGCATGTTGCTGGCGTTGTCCCTCAGAATCACGTGGACTTTACTCAACGTACatcaaacatttccttcaggGTAGCTGCGATCGCGTCGCTGCTGTGTGACCCACGGAAGTTTGTAGCATTGAGCATTGCACTGTGGCACATAACTCTCATCCAGCCAGCgtgcagttaaacttaaaagtgACACGGGACGTCCTCTCCGCGgtttttgttgcctgcacactGTTAGGTTTAAaattttcacctctttccttcatctcctaAAGTTAACTGCGTCATACTGCCtactttttgtttattcagtgcAATGAAGTCAGCGTGCTCCCTGGCGTGAAATCTCTGTAGGTGCTTGATTAAGTTGGTCGCGTTATAACTTGATGTTTTACCACCGCCCCTCAGAACATCTACTGCGCAGGTATTGCAAGTAGTCGTCGAGTCTGTAGTGTGAAAAAGTTCCAGACAGTCGATCCTTTCGCTTgctctattttgaaaacaatgcggTCCACATGTTGCTTGCGCATGACGCCACTCACAGTGCCTATAACATAGcgttagactgaatagatcggCCCCTATGTATCAGGTCCATTGTCACCCATACCtgatctagaattttcttcaatatcgggaCATATACCAATACCAATAGCGGATCGGCGCATCCCTATTGCAAAGTGTGCAAGAGAAGCTACGGTGGCTGTGAAAAATGTTgcacaattcttattttcaggtgatcatacactaatgaaaacatccacccatccatccatccattttctatgccacttatccctttcggggtcgcgggggggccggagcctatctcggctgtcaacgggcgagaggcggggtacaccctggaccggtcgccagtcggtcgcagggcacatacacacaccattcacactcacgctcacacctaggggcaatttagagtcaccaattaacctaatgagcatgtttttggtctgtgggaggaagccggagtacccggagagaacccacgcatgcacgggaagaacatgcaaacttcacacagaaaggcccgacccgggaatcgaacctgcaaccttcttgctgtgccGTGCAGCccctaatgaaaacataactatGAATATTATGGTCTCTGATATGATCTCTGCCACAGATCCCCTACAGgctacacactggtcctttactAGATGTTTTAGTGGAACAAGTTACAGTAAACTCAAGTGAAACCGGTTTTCTTCGTTCAGCTGTTCCTGGTTTCACCTCTTGAAGATGTCATCAGAATAGTCTCACAGACGACAGGTGATTAGGTAAAGAAGGGTTTGTAGGTGGGTGAGCTGACGTTACCTTGGTCGTTGAGCATCTGCTGAGCATTGCTTCCTGTCCTCCGTCTGCAAAGAGAACCAAACGGGGAgtaagagaagagaaaaacacacgaCCTACCACTACTCCCTTAACTAACTTGGTCATGCATACTGTTTTTACAGTATAATATGAAATGTGTTCGTTGTTTGAAGTTTCCAGTAAAATtacacaaatgttttcatgtgctgtgtgaagtgtgtgaaggaTCACCTCTTGTCCTGGTTGAACTTGCACCTGCAGTGGCCACCTGGAACAAGATAAAAGAAGCGTTAGCGTTCTACCTGATATCTGTCAAGCGCTGACTGAGTCTGTTTATGACTATCTATGTGTGcataagggtgtgtgtgtgtgtaatttccATCTTACTGAGCAGGATGGTGATGCCAatgagacagaggacagcagctaGAATCAGGCCTCCAACACGCAGTCTGTGGTAGTCTGCACAAAGAGGCCATGGTTACaagtgaaaacaaataaataaatcgaactgataaaaaaaaagaaatgcatccaagtgaaaaacacacaagccaattacattttgaaagtaattTCAGCAAGTAGAAAAAGATGACTATACAAAGTCCTTTTGTACAACAGTGagttttaaagctgctctgtatGGCAATGCTGTAGCTCATCTCCCTCGCTCCATTAACTTCTACATGAGAGTGAAAATAAGTTAGAAAACAATGAATTACCGAAGGTAAATGGGTCATCTTCCACTGTGGGGACGGACATAAAGAGGGTCAGTTAAAAGCTGGTTTGAACAGCAGATACATGAGCATTTACAGACACATCCACATATCAAACAGTGACATAATAAAGTCAACAGTACAAAGTGAGAGGAGCAAACACAGTGGCCTAATTTGATTCTCTCGCTAATGATTGACATACCTGACCATCCAATCAATACCTTCCAAACATTACACCCAATTTTAggccaaaatgtaaaaaagatgACTCTTGTGGTTCTATGGTTCTCTTATCGTGTTACTGTCACATataaaaatagacatttttgaTGAAAGCTTTCAACCACAATCCTCAAATATTTACTGTGGTGTACTTActgttctgctcctctgcaAACACCAGCGACACAACTGCAGGAGTgcagaaaaagagacacaatGAACAAAAGTGCAGCACAGCTTGAGGCATCTCATTGTGTTTATGAGGGTGGAAACGAAAAGAAAAATAGTTAATGGCTGCTGGCTTATTTGGAAGTATATATTCATGTGGTCTAAGCTGTTAAAATACCCCAAATAGTTTCATGAACATTAGTTTTGTTCACTTAAAACTGTAGAAGCATTTTTTACTTTGCTGGCACTTTTGAGGAAAGTCTGTTATTCTGAATCATTGACTAATTAAACTATTGATGAATTCAACGCTATCTTGAATTCCTTCTAAAATTCTAAAATTCCTCAAATTTCTCACCTCTAACATGTTACTTAGTGTCACACAAATAGAAATACTTGAGCAATGTGCTGATGGAAGATGGACTTCATGCAGAATTTCCTCTGTAAAGAGGAAGTGCAGCTAATGGGTCACATGTCCTTACTGATGTTATGTCTCGTTGACTGAAGCAAACTGACAGCAGCCAATAAAAATGAACTCATTTTGAAGTTCCTAATCGAGCTCCAGGACTTTTTCAGAAAATctctgatgaaaagaaaagactttaaAGAGTTTTACTCACGTGTCATCAACACCAGAGCACAGATCTTTGACATCTTCAAGCTTGAGCCGGTTTACCTGCAGAGATAGATACAAGTCAGTTACCAGGCAAAAACCCTcagaaataaagacattaaaatcattaaccacaaataaactaaaaaaaaaaaaatcttttctttccACTTATGTTCGAATGTCAGCTGCCATTTGTGCAAGGCTCTGCCTGTATTAACAAAGGGCAAATAACATTATCTCCAGTCCCAATGGCGCAAAATAATCTAATTTTAAaatgggtgtgtgcatgttagaaAGCTGATTACTGCACTCCAAAGTGGCTCGTAGCAGCCAACAGAGTCAACAGAGACCTGACGCAGCGTTTGGCctttcagtgtttcatgagCGGCAGCGAAAGGACGTAAACACGGAGAAACGAACCCATCGCTCACACGCCACAtgcgtccacacacacaaagaaatctGATCGAATTTAGACAGGCATGAAGtggtctctgtccctctctttcacactcAGACGCACACAGAAACTTGATCTGATGTTGATGGGCGCAAAGTGCTCTAATGGAGCCTTAACTTAGGTGAGCGAGGTCTCTCGGGGTAATATATCACACTGCTGCCATGTCACAGCTTCAgccttttatgtttttaatgttaccCTTTATTTCCCTATAGGCTTATTCCATCGTGTGTTCATGCACATGTCATCACCCGCTGCGACtgtccagattttttttaaattagattttgcatgtggggaaaaaaaatccatgagAATTTTATAAAAGTGCACTCAGTCCTCCAAAAGCTATTCCTGTCTCTCACGTCATTTCAGTCTTATTTCTAGCGCACATTAATGTGTGGCTTGTTGTTGTCGATCAATGGAGATATTTTGATTTTCCATTCccttaaaaagtgacacaaagATGAGTCCTAAATACTTCCAGTCAGACAGAGTCAGACTTTACAGTCATCTCATGTGTGAGCTCCTGCTCTGCGTCCACGCTGTGTTAGCTGCCGTGtcgaggcagcagcagaggtaaTGTGCACAAGGAGACACACCTTAAATAACACAGCAGTGATTTTCCACAGTGAAGAGCAAACACACCCGTGCTTGTTTCAAACTGGTATTTACACACAGTGAGTGAAAACGTGCATGCAGAAAAATGCATAATTTGGATGATATTCAGTTCACATTGGGTTGACTTCCTGACTGTTAAACTGTATCTAAGAGGTGATCTGACTGCACCGGCAGTACGGGAGTATCAACTCACATTAATTTGTCTGTTGGCAAGTGGTAACTGAAAAGAAGACACAAGATCAAACAGTGATGTAGCTTAAAGGTTGAGGTTTGGACAAGGGGTGTCGGTTATTTTTGCTTTCAATAGCCCTGCATACATTTACTGGTAACCAAtggtttatttttaataaaaaattgTCAGTTTTTTTGCTATTCTTGTGGACGCAGGCCATCACATGGCAGTTGAGGCCCCGTGTCTCCACTGCACTCGTCAGCTACTCTGCAAAtttgtctgatgtgtgtttggatgGAGAGCTCTGAGGGAGGAGCGCATCTCCAATGAAGTGACCAGTAGTTGTGGTGTAGCTTTCATTCGTGAGAGATGTCCAGCAGCCGTCCTGGCTAGCTTGACTTTTAGCCCGTCTTTGGTCTCCTGAAGTGTTTTTCAAAGCGTATAGCTCTCGATGGCATAAAGTACACTGGCTCTAGGTACTGAACTAGCCCCCCGCCCTCTAACACACTGATTCGCAGCATGTTAGTTTCAATCATCTGGCACACCAGCTGGGTGATCACCTCTGAGCTGTTAGCCAGGCtaagcaaagtgtgtgtgtgtatgcaaattaCCCTATAAACCGCCATGCCATTGTTTAGCTGCTGACATCCTACTTTTGACCTCTAGTAGCAGACCTCTAGAGTGGGTCCCTGTTTTGCTTGTctgatgaacaaacacaaagacgtGCACATGTGGGTGGGTTGTGTTAATCCACCATGATACATTAGCCGCGTGCTAATTGTTAGCAAGTACACATGGATGTTTTTATGAGGAAGCAAATGCATGCAGGATGTGTGTTTCAAGGACACACTAATGCTTTGTGGTGAACAACACTGACTGGAAACATAACTTTTGTTTGCGTACATGGAAACAGGACATCTTTAAGCTCTTAGATTCAGACAGTCAGGACAAACGATGTCAGACTCAGCTCCCAGATTTAAGTAGTTTTTGGTGGTTTACTTGGTAGATATCTGTAAGGACACGCAAACAGCAGTGACCTTTGAGACTGAGAGATCCCAGTAAAAGAAGATATATGTGAAACAAtgtgtctccctcctcctgctgataTATCAGCTGAGATATCTGGAGTTTggcagaaaaggagaaagagaggagcagGGCGAGAGCTTCTCTCCTGGTGCCTCTCCACAGCAACCCAAGGCGAGGCGGGGGGAATGTAGAGGATGGGAAACAGGCCAACAACCACTAGAGAATGGTTTACCTCAGGAGAAAGACACactcagaggagagagaggagggagagacggagggcaaagacagaaagaggagagaggaggacagggacagaggagaagacACAGAGGGCAGGCTGACGGTGagaagggacagagaggagagacagagaagaacgATGGGAGTAAAGACATGGTGAGGAACTGAAAGCAGGAGCGTATAAGAGAGGTGGCACCTCCCTCTTCCTATCTGAAGAtcatattttaaagcaaatgttGGTGTAAGGTGGAGCTGGGAGGTGAGTGCTGGAGGTGTGTCAAAGTCACAGCACCCAGGTGGATGACTAAAGTACAGTGTGTACGATATGCTTGCAGAGCTGACAACGTTCAATATCAAATATCAGTGCTTCTTTTGTCGGCCTGTAACTACAGATTCTTTCCACTGTTGATCATTATTTTTGTGTGAGAAGGTTGTGAAAATGCTGATCATGATTTCCCAGAGCTGTTCAGTACGCAAACATGTAAGACATAGAAAAGCAACACGTTCTCACACTGGAGAGACTGGAACCggcaaatgtttggcatttttgctttaaaagcCACTTTGACAATTAACAGATTATCAAAAGAGTGGAGGATTCATTTTCTACTGAAAGCTTTATTACGAATATAGCCAAGAATTTGTGACCGCTCATATCACATAAAGAGAAGTTTATTTTCCCCTGAGGACAGATTTCCTGTGGAGCCTCTTCTCCAGCACCGCCTGGTTCAGGGATAAAGACTTTTCTGTTCTGGCTCTGTCACGCTACCCTGCCTGTCTCCAACtgtccctgttttttttgtttttttcagctcatgctgcatctctttctcttcttgtctttaggactgtttttccacttttctgtctcttcctgtgtctctccaccctcagcttctttcattctgtgttctctgtgtcGGTCTGATTCTTCGTCCCACTTGTGTTTAAAGCTTTCAGAATGGCCGTTTGTTTAAAACCACTGTTTCACACCGCTCTTCTGCTTTGTTgagctgctgtctcctctcaaACCCTCTTTAAACTACTCCTCCACCACTTCCCTTTTCTGACACACTTCTGCACGTCCTTGCTCCTCAGCCCGTCCCCTGTCCTCCCCTTTTGTTAAATCTTTTCTACTCATTTATCCCTTCCCTTACAAACCCCCTCGACCACAGGCTTTCTCGGCTCTATGCCTgtctcacgctcacacactatcatcttctcttttccatcccactcttcttctcctctcctttccaccAGTAAGGTtaaactgctttgttttgaaaagttttcacAGAGACTATTTCCTCTCTAGTAAGTACTTCCCATACAGAAATCAGGAATGAGACGAATTTCCAAGAATTTAAGTCTGTAATTCTGACGGTGAAACTGCTTCCCTCCAATacatcagtgcacacacagagagaaagggcaCCAATTGGCTTTGAATGTGAGTGTTTTCCATTCTTCTAGGTTAGgtgacaacacacagacacccctATGTGCACatacccacacaaacacacagtcaaagcCTTTGAATAAGTAACACTTAGAAGCAAAATGTTTTACTATATTGTACAACAGCCAAGTGTTCGCCATCCATTCTGAAAAGTGCTTTTCCTGTTCAGGTGAGCACATGTCATGTGAATCTATgatacagtcatggaaaaaattattagaccacccttgttttcttcaatttcttgttcatcttaatgcctgataccactaaaggtatattacctgaagaatacaatgaacacgataaaaaatgcagctgattccataacactttatgtcctatttgacaCGCTTAAGCTTAACtgtattcccagggtatataagaggccatttcatgtcataagcagcactgcacatgcaaaggcctagagcggtttcctgcttacatgcaagccgtagcacaactcagaagttgtcagctctcacatgaATTttgtgaagccacaaaggcagccatcttggcactgctggaaattggcatgagtgagagacaggtagccaaaaaactgaagatctccaagacagccgttcattacaccaagaaaaagcaagccgaaCATGGTACAAACAAACGCCTTTCTACCCCACGAGAGGGCC
Encoded here:
- the LOC139333915 gene encoding FXYD domain-containing ion transport regulator 3-like, producing the protein MSKICALVLMTLVSLVFAEEQNMEDDPFTFDYHRLRVGGLILAAVLCLIGITILLSGHCRCKFNQDKRRRTGSNAQQMLNDQARSCDC